Within the Enoplosus armatus isolate fEnoArm2 chromosome 9, fEnoArm2.hap1, whole genome shotgun sequence genome, the region TTAGAACTCATACAAAGCAAAGGAAAAATGTGAGACTATTGTCCATGCATGAACTGAGCAAAACATtatttgtgcacacacattgtAATATATTTAACCAGTCCCAACTCCTTGGGTTTTCCTGAAGGAGGTGAGTCATCCAGTAATCCGTAACTCCTGCCAGAGACTAGTTACACGCTGAAATTGCATCCGAGAATGCAACCACGTCATGGAAAAAGGTCAGTGGTGTTTGGGAAACATggtttaattaatgttttacttgttgcaatgaaaacacagaaaacacaagctgtAAATATATAGAGAGAAATTAGTGGATGATTTATCTTCTTCACCAGGAGAGGTAGCCTAGAAAAAGACCAGGAAGACTTGCCCCACACACATACCTGACTAGGTGAGTATGATTTGTGTTGCCAGATCAAATTCTAGTTaaaggtgctgttgttgttgctcttcTATTCTAGCTTGAACCTAATCTATACCATAAATTAACTGTATTTTGGaaagtcattattattatttatttatttatttattattatgaacAGCATTTGTATCTTTCCTGAAATACTGGCCGAATATCCTCCCTATGTTCCTCTCAGCTTGTGATGGAGTCTGCTATTGATGTGCTGGTGTCCCAGTTCAAGGCGTACGCTGGCAGTGATGGTTCCTGTGACACACTGAGCAGAGATGAGTTCCACAGACTGGTCACATCAGAGCTCCCTAACTTTGTCAAGGTAAGGATTGTAGGTTtaacaaacagcaacactgcAGTGAAGCACTAGTGTGGTGTACTTGTATTTGTGTAGTTTACTTATTGGTCTAAAATGTAACAGTATCTATGACACCCATTGAAATATTTAGCAGTTGCTTttagttttgtatgtttttgcttCAAAGTGCTGCACAGATGGAAAATAAGTAACTAAAAGCATATAATATACTTGTTCTCTTTTGAGTTTATTCTAAACTGGTAGTTATTTTACTCAAGAAGAATAATGTGATATTCCATATTTTTACTCTTGTCAACAAGtcccatgaaaaaaacaaaaccaacaatgattTGATCAAAGTGTTTCCAAAGCCTAACATAGCTTATTCATCGGTgccgtagagctccattgttgtccaaaatcttttaaaatcacattagtCAGCCACACAGAGTGACATggtctttcattttcatgaacGTGGGCACTGGTGATTACATcgtcctgctgccataaatTTTGCAGTGcaataaatgtgtattaatctaatagtccccaacaaatgtactatttactCCTTTtggagtaacatttgctaaaagcTACAGTGCTGAGCTGTTTTAGTGAATCACTTCACTGTCACGCCTTTTTTAAGAGTAAAAGTATTTGGGGCTAAAGATCTTCATCTTTAGTTGGAACAAATGGATTTgtggctgagagccacagacagactggGGACTTCTGGAAGTATTTAGAGACGGACAGCgccttgttgtttttgtcttttcatgggagtGGTtgacaataatgaaaacatagaatatcaccagccttatctgTAGATTTGTGATGAAGTACTGTACTCAGCTACCTGTTTGGAAGACAAGAGTCACCTGCAGTCAAACCGATACAGGACAGTCAGGAAGATATTCTAAGTTAGTTCTGAATCTCTTTGTTTGCCAGTCGAAAAAGCTTTCTCCTAAGGGCGGCTTGATATTGAAATGGGTATCATCTGGATGCCACATTGGCCCTTTTAGCTCTGACCGTATAATTAGCTGTTAGTCATACTTGTCTTCAAAAGGCTACTTCTGTTCTTCTACGTGGGCAGTTCTTAACGCATGTCTTACTGTACTTCTAAGTCAAATAACAGTATTTGAAAAGATAATTTCAGAACATGTTACTCTTTCCACTCCTGCCTGTGAACTTTAGCAGGAATGAGGAGTATCTCCTGTTGGGACACAGGATATAACGCTACATTTAATGTTTCCCTGCATTCCATAAAAACAATGAGTTTCTCATAAGTTGCCGCCCTTCAGAGACTTCGAAGTTTCACTCTAGTTGAGGTTGTGTTGCCTGCACTCTGCATGTTTAACCAGAGCACAATGGCAGAGAGTAGTAGTTCCTGAGGCCCAACACAAAAATACAGGGCTGCCTTTTCCAAGTGTGGAAAATTCCATATGATTCTGCCAGCATGAACAGAAATGATCCCCCTGGCCACTAGATGGTGACAGAGCCATAGATCCTTGTGCCAAACCACCTCTGCTGATGTTGCATGAATTATTTAACTGGTGTACGTGCCAGTGGTGTCAGCTTGCCTCTGCCTCAtcgccccacacacacaaccaataACATCATAGTTGGTCCACACTGACtcacatcttttgtttttttagcatttGATGTGGTATCTTCCTGTTTTCCTGCAGAATGCTGGTGACCCCGCTGCCGTTGACCATCTTATGAGTTCATTGGACAAGAACAATGATGGAGAGGTCAACTTCCCGGAGTTCTGGCAGCTGATTGGGCATCTTGCAAGCAAACAGGGGGGGTTCAGCCAATAGAGTGTCCTCAGATACTCTGTTACAGTTGCATGTGTGTTACTGACTTGTCTGTGTGCCATACAGTTTGACAAAATGGGAAAACAGCCAAATGGAAAACACCCTAAAGTCTGTTTCAACTGCATAaggctgtgtttttatctgcagtCTGCATTTCTTCTCACCCCGACCTCTCACCAGCGACTGCCAAACTGGCACAGACTCTGTCACAAAATACTATTGAACGATTTCAGCAATATTAGAACCAGTCCTCCAAGCTGtttcccagcacacacacacacacacacacacacacacacacacacacagctgcttgtGCTTACAGGTCTGCTGAGGGAGCTGCAGAATGGGAATGCTTTCTCTGAAAACTGAGATTTAGCACTTTGTATTCTAGGCTTGTCTAATTCTTGGAAAACGCATTTTGTGGTGTTTATCATCTCCCTCCAGGACACAAACAGGAGTGGTGTTTAAAGCTGggaataaaaatctaaataaaatgtaaatacgagtgtgtttcctgctgctcgGGCCTTCATTTGTTAGTGTGTCTCGAGTTTCCTTTCTAGTCAACACTATCTTTCCATTCTTTACACAAGTGAGTAAAGTTTCAGGGTGTGGCTTGAATGCATCTGTCTTTGGAAAGCTTTTCAACACGCGCGCGCTTCGATTTGAGCGCGCGCTTGTTCCTACATGTTGAGAGACAGTgtgccagaaaaaaagaatgcagAGATAAATGTGCAAGCatacaaaaaaactgaattataGAGACTTGCAGTGTTTTCTTGAACAACGGAAATGTTGGAAAAACTGCAGTGTTGCTCAAGCTGCGCCTCTTTCCacattcctcctctcccaggCACACGCCCTatgacaatgagaaaaaaaaaaaaaagagttggcCCGAGTGAGAAGTTAAATCACGGAAAAGATATGTGTTGCTGGTTAATCTTGCTGaagtctgaggaggaggatctgTGAGAGAGAACGAGAGCAGCTACCAGTGAAACAGTTTcttgccttttgttttcctgtcctAACGGTGAGTCTGCTTTATTCTGATCCTGGATTTATGCGCTGAACCTCTCTAGTGACTGGACATTATTGTGCTAATGCATCCGAACGGTTTTCTTggcaaaaaaaatcatcagTTTAGCTTATTTCCTCTACTGTGTCGTGACTTTTGCATAATTAGCGAGCGTCTCTATTGTCATTGCCCATCTTGGTGGCCGCAAGGCTCAGGTTCTCCTTCTTGGTAATCTAACTCCAATCCCTTTACACTTCCAGAGAAACTGGAGTCTCGAGTCAcgtttacttatttatttgctGTGTGTCAGTCCTGCCTCTGGCCGCCCTACAAATTGTCAGGATTAGTTAGGGCTAAATCTAAACGTGGGGACCCGGGCAAGCCCCTGACATCTCCGTTACGCACGGCGCTGACTGGTTTTGGCGTATGCGCCGGGGCCGTTTTCGCCCCGCTAAACAGTCATACTGTGATCGTTGTAACGGCGGTCAGATTTGGCTCTTATCAGGCTGAATTATTAACGTTATGATAAGACTCCGGTAGCGAGAGTCGAATGGCGTCGGCCTGGTGTTGTTAATGACGCGGAGGAGAAACAGCTACCTGGGCGATGACAGGTAACATGCTCACGGAGGAAGTGAGTCAGTCACACCTAAGGCAAACAACTCGACCAGGGTGGAGCAGACTGGCCACTGGGATTATTCATTTCTCATGAACTATCATGTGCCCGGCCAGAATAATGTGTGTGCTCTGTGGTCAGCCTATTCAAAACTGATTGAGATATGAAAGATACACCGACCTTTTGGTGGTGAGTTGTGGACTGGTTGGGCTGGGTGGGCCTCTCTGACTTACCTGTGAACTGGTTTGTACTTGTCAAGCCTTAAAACTAGTTGCAACACTTAGTATACCCGAAACTCACCAACGTCTGCACGTAAGTCATGCTTTGTTTGGTTTATGTGGGAGGTACTATGCATATACACTATGATACATACGTGTTAACTGAGAGCCTGATTTTCATCTGCAGTACCTTCATGCCACAATTAAACACTAATGACATAATACATAGTACAAAGTGGTACAACACACATAtctatttgtatgtatttattctttgtttaaGTCTTATTGAGGTTGGAAACCtcttttgggaaaaaaagacctGCAAGATTGCAGCATAAAAAGTTGAGGAAAAcagataaataacaataaagtaGGCCAAAATAAGCTATAGAGACGACAAAGGGGTCATTTAGTGGTCTTGAATTCTGCCAGAGATATTAGATTCCCTAATTTGACATTACATAACTTTTTTACCATGTTAAcacaaaacatgtatttaatcAAATTCAAAACCAGCCAGTGCCTTACTTTCCACTCTGTGATCAGGATCCCTTTCAGGGGTGACGAGATATGTCTGAGGGATTGTAAGAAACAGAATAGGtaagtagaaaaataaaataaaatcagatgtTCCTCTAATCCTTGTCACTTGTAAACAACTTTAGGTCTCTtcaaaaaaggggaaaatataGCACTCTTTGGTTAACCTGGTTATAATCCATAGATATGTGCAGCTGGAGACGATGGGTCTCAAGTAGACTGCTTTATTTTAAAAGGTTGGGTGTAAAATGCCACAAGAAGGACCATCAGTGCAAATGAAACTATGCACTGGGCCTCACACAGGCATTGAGTCATCGTAATCGCTATCTCCACGCTCTGAATCTGAATGGAGCACATGTGCTGAGAGGCTGCAGGCGAGCTTCATGTGCACTCAGCGCTCACTCCCAGTCAGGCCACCTCTTGCTCTTATCAGACAAACCCTACCACATGTTCCTTTCTATCCATTTGTAATTCTGTGGCCCCGATGTCTCCAGTTCTGACCGAAGCCTACTTGGTTTCATGTTCATCTCATTACACTCGGAAGAGACTCTAATGGATGGTGGCCTGTCAGGCATTTTGATATATGGcctacaagcacacacacacagacgctggCCTGCCTGCTCCCGTGCTGCTGTTCGTCTTGTAGATGGTGTTAGGAAGGTGTTGGGACAATTATAGTAACctattaaataataatgaacagCATGCTGATGACAGATGCTCACTTGTATGTAGGAAAGAGTTGTGTGTCCacctctgtgtgcatgtgtgtgtgctggcatgGCAGGGAGACATGAAACACAATCCAGGGTTTGGGTGCCTGCTCTCGCTCACCCAGTAATTAGGTTAATGCAACAGAAGTCCTAATTTGTGTTGTCCGTCTTtagatatgtatgtgtgtgtgtgtgtgtgtgtgtgtgtgtgtctttctatctttctgtctgtctagctgtatgtctttgtgtgtcgGCCAGTGTGGGTGCATAGTGAAAGCATTGAGGTGTGACATCTGTGTCAGATGGGAGATTTACCAGCTTCTACAGTTACTCCAACAACATCGCCACAGGCACCCATCATCATTACCCATCCTGTGGCCACCGCTTCCTCCTGGTAGTTTCCAAAATACACTGGAAATCCTGCAGCAAGGCCTCACACCAAACTCCACTCGAGTATCTGCAGCATTCATTCAggccttttattttctgtgagcAGTTGCCTTGGAAATCTTGTTTGTGGAGACAACAGAAAGTTTAATGGGAGGAGAAACCCTGAGAGACCCCTCTGCTGGCTGAAATATGTCTGGATACATTAGGCTGCACAGGCACATAACATTATATGACCCAGTTCCATACAATATTTTCATAGTctactgtttttgcagttattGTTCCGCACATACCAAGAATGTACAATATATGCAAATTACTAATTGTCatagtgttgtgtttttgaagttGGTTCACAAGAAATcaacatacatttctttgtaccaacaggaaatgatgcaatgGATGATGGATGGCAATCAAACCGTAGCtgtgtgtcccaattccataaGACATACTAattgtatacagtacatatactaCAGACAAATTGTCACAATATACTGTTTTTGCAACCTTCTTGATCGttttatactaacaggaaattatacaatatgtGCATTGATGACAGTCAAACTTCAACATGTAGgttttattagttattatttgttttctgacgTTTTCTTGGACCTGTTTTATCACCATCCACAATTACTCTAAATCTTTTGCAGCTGTTAGCACTAGCAGCTCCTCCGTTTACTTCCTGAATTGCATTATGGGGAGAATAGTGTACTAGTGTACATCAGCACACCcaaaaaatcatgtttttttttagtatgCATGctaactgtttttatttaacttcattttgtcacttttccacaGACGACAAACTTAAACTCTACAAACTCAAAACCTGTATAGATTTATTATGTAGtttggaattgggacacagcttgTGTCTTTGGCCTGAAGTCACTGTCACATGAACTTTACAAGGAGAAGATTTGAtaaatcttttgtttgttttttggagcACTctctaaataaaaataatgtatcGTGACTTTAAGTTTCTGCAGCTGTGAGTGgctcttctttttcatttgtgtgttgtgttgtgagacaacagacctttttcacagcagacatcttGACTTGttatagtaggaaaagcacaggtgttactaataacatttaCCGATGGCACTgttctgttcaagtgtcccagtaagccatgacagtgtgacagtgagcctgcatgcacaataccaggaccatGAAActgaatggaattcagccatcattcattttattatttacacctttGTTTTCCTactgtcacatgtcaaaatggtAGCAGTGAAAAGACCTATAGTGTTCATCAACAGCACGCTCAAAAACTTAATAAGTGGAGTTAGTATGCAAACTGGCTGTTTGTCACTTTTACAGTGTGTACGACATAATCAAAATGTGTGTAGTATTGGCAtgtagtatggaattgggacgTAGCTATAGTTTTGATACTAGATTTGACATCCAATGAAAtcataaatgtgtttccatctTGTTTCTGTCCTTCCTGCAAGGTCCACCTAGCAATAGGGGTGAgtaaaatgaaccaaaacttAAAACTATTCATCTGAGGATTTAGCTTCACGTGACTCTGAGattctgtcagcagcagcagcagcattagaTGTTTCAGGCTTCTTTAATCTATTGGCTCCATGTGATGTTTGACTGTTCATACTTGAGCACAGCATGCAGTGTATTCCAACGGTGTGAGGGGatgtgagctgcagcagatggGCAGCAGGCAGTAATCTGAACCTGTGGCCTCCCACTGGCTTCTGGGGATCAGATGTCCACCGTCAGAGATCACAGCTTCCATTGTGTTTACCTCAGAGACTCCCCTCCTCTTCAACCTtccatcactccctctctctcgctctgtttaCCTCGGAAAAGCCTCCAGGCTCTGTCCcttcttcccccctctcctcctcttcttctatgCTGACATCACTTGTGTGTCTCACCTTTCTCACATGTTTATGTTCAGAGGACATATCCACACATATCCAATTCACATACAATTTTAAGATGTGATCCAGTTATCACCAGAGAATTATATTTGTCTCATCTTCAGTGCTGCGCATTCATGGCTTCAATGGCTATTCAGACTTTGCTAATCAATATAACTATTATTTTGCAGTTATTAGTTTTTAACTGAACTTATTGCATTTTATGTCAGCATGTTTCCAATCATATCACACATGCTAAGTGAAGTGGAATGTTGTAATATAACTAATATATTATGGCATGTAATATGAATGCCCAGAGTTAATTATGAATCCCTACTCTTGATCAGTCAGCTGAGCACAAGTATTCCAAGGTCACGATGCTCTTCTGCAATGATGCACTCAGTAACTGAAAAAAGCCTTTCATCCACCCAAGACCCACCgtcaatatattttcatattaataaaACTCATGGGAACTGTACCCAACGGCATGATGTCTGAGTGTCTAAGA harbors:
- the LOC139290733 gene encoding protein S100-A11-like, producing MESAIDVLVSQFKAYAGSDGSCDTLSRDEFHRLVTSELPNFVKNAGDPAAVDHLMSSLDKNNDGEVNFPEFWQLIGHLASKQGGFSQ